A genomic stretch from Desulfatitalea tepidiphila includes:
- a CDS encoding diadenylate cyclase has translation MNFLFAFFHSIRWQDIVDILLNGYILFRLYVLFRGTNVMRVLVGIALLWIFQRIAVTLGLIVTSWAMQGIIAGAALIIVIVFRNEIRNVLQAKNLKALLWDFPHKTVRTPIDSIVEGVYELARTRTGALIVIPGKDDLDEIIQGGVTWGGLISKEMLLSIFYNGNPVHDGAAILENNRVTRVGAILPLSLRDDLPQYYGTRHRAAVGMAEQSDALVIVVSEERGQVVAAKGQTFVPIYDNLSLKKTLAAHVGAGGANNQGIQRERRELAVAAAICFLCMAGVWFSIAKGMETLTSVEVPLEYSNRDSGMQIISTSVNTVRLHLSGSSALIGSLRADQVKAKLDLSTAVNGMNLFSLSRDNITLPPGVRLNRIEPPEVQVALDVPTRKELPVQVDWVGALPDGLILESVSVTPNRLAAIGTKGLLEKISTLYTEKVKLDRLTVSGQVDVPVVTKTGVRLAGDSPGQGKVTVRYTIRRRDA, from the coding sequence ATGAACTTCCTCTTTGCTTTCTTCCACTCCATCCGGTGGCAGGATATTGTCGATATCCTGTTGAACGGATATATCCTGTTTCGTCTCTATGTGCTGTTTCGGGGCACCAACGTCATGCGTGTGTTGGTCGGCATCGCCCTCTTGTGGATATTCCAGCGAATCGCCGTGACCCTGGGCTTGATCGTGACCAGTTGGGCCATGCAAGGCATCATCGCGGGTGCGGCGCTGATCATCGTGATCGTATTTCGCAACGAGATCAGGAACGTCCTCCAGGCCAAGAATTTGAAGGCCCTGCTGTGGGATTTTCCCCACAAAACCGTGCGGACCCCCATCGACAGCATCGTGGAAGGGGTCTATGAATTGGCAAGAACCCGCACCGGCGCGCTTATCGTGATCCCGGGCAAAGATGACCTGGACGAGATCATCCAGGGCGGTGTCACATGGGGCGGCCTCATCTCCAAGGAGATGCTCCTTTCGATTTTTTACAACGGGAATCCCGTCCACGATGGCGCCGCCATCCTCGAGAACAACCGGGTGACCCGTGTGGGGGCCATCCTGCCATTGAGTTTGAGGGATGATTTGCCCCAATACTATGGGACCCGTCACCGGGCGGCGGTTGGAATGGCCGAGCAGTCCGACGCGTTGGTCATCGTGGTTTCCGAAGAGCGGGGACAGGTGGTAGCGGCCAAGGGGCAGACTTTCGTTCCGATTTATGACAACTTGTCCCTCAAAAAGACCCTGGCGGCGCATGTGGGCGCGGGGGGCGCCAACAACCAGGGAATTCAGCGCGAGCGCCGGGAGCTGGCCGTGGCCGCAGCCATATGCTTTTTGTGCATGGCCGGGGTCTGGTTCAGCATTGCCAAGGGCATGGAGACATTGACCAGCGTCGAGGTGCCGCTGGAGTATTCCAATCGTGATTCGGGAATGCAGATCATTTCCACATCGGTCAATACCGTGCGGCTGCATTTGAGCGGTTCGAGTGCCTTGATCGGATCGTTGCGTGCCGACCAGGTCAAGGCCAAGCTGGATCTGAGCACGGCGGTCAATGGAATGAATCTTTTCAGTCTTTCCAGGGACAACATCACGCTGCCGCCCGGGGTGCGGTTGAACCGCATCGAGCCGCCTGAGGTGCAGGTGGCCTTGGATGTGCCCACCCGGAAGGAACTTCCGGTCCAGGTGGATTGGGTCGGTGCCTTGCCGGACGGGTTGATTCTCGAAAGCGTCTCGGTCACGCCGAATCGCCTGGCTGCCATCGGCACCAAGGGGCTACTCGAGAAGATCAGCACCCTCTACACAGAGAAGGTGAAACTGGACCGGCTCACCGTATCGGGCCAGGTCGACGTGCCGGTGGTGACCAAAACGGGCGTGCGTCTGGCTGGCGACTCCCCCGGCCAGGGCAAGGTGACCGTGCGGTATACCATCCGCCGTCGCGACGCATAG
- a CDS encoding DUF2914 domain-containing protein, giving the protein MKRRYVGCWIVLVFLFAGFSKAFAADDDFAAQAKPFRLVRAAMCESIEGYEPKHVAAAFSINVGRISCYSAFAGVAQTTFVQHKWFRRDELVTAKRLTLKPPSWATYSSVQLRDDDKGPWRVEILDAEDELIQTLRFSVVD; this is encoded by the coding sequence ATGAAACGCAGATATGTTGGTTGCTGGATCGTTTTGGTTTTTCTTTTCGCCGGGTTTTCGAAGGCTTTTGCGGCCGACGATGATTTTGCCGCCCAGGCCAAACCGTTTCGACTCGTGCGGGCCGCCATGTGCGAATCGATCGAGGGATACGAACCCAAACACGTTGCCGCGGCTTTTTCCATCAATGTCGGTAGAATTTCCTGCTACAGCGCTTTTGCGGGCGTTGCTCAAACCACCTTTGTTCAGCACAAATGGTTTCGGCGTGATGAACTGGTCACTGCCAAGCGCCTGACACTCAAGCCACCCAGCTGGGCGACTTACAGCAGCGTTCAATTGCGCGATGACGACAAGGGGCCCTGGCGCGTTGAGATCCTGGATGCCGAGGACGAACTGATCCAGACATTGCGATTCAGTGTCGTTGATTGA